In Helianthus annuus cultivar XRQ/B chromosome 3, HanXRQr2.0-SUNRISE, whole genome shotgun sequence, a single window of DNA contains:
- the LOC110931430 gene encoding uncharacterized protein LOC110931430, whose product MVFHINSIVAGRKSLWVDWIHEHRLKGRSFWDVKVPQNSTWGWRKLLSYRSSVRKFFWKRIGNGVNTSVWHDTWCNECPLSQYVSPRIMSQQGFSIFSRVADVFREGTWQWPVAWRDLFPVLFNLNTVNLIPNKQDFTLWRNNEGKLMPFTSKVVWETIRSRGADAVWSRVVWSGCNIPRHSFHCWLIFRRKLWTQDRIRRWNCSISGSMNMLCCLLCQKGMDSHDHLFFECAYSTRVWDAIKETTCINNVQGKWEDIMSWLIPRANSKSLNSVIAKLTIKATAYFIWQERNSRFFNNQLRPPEQITSVIISTVRMKLQTFKYKDKPNVRSILEDWKLYPLEAYIDN is encoded by the coding sequence ATGGTCTTTCATATTAACAGCATCGTTGCAGGTAGGAAATCTCTTTGGGTGGACTGGATTCATGAGCATAGGCTCAAGGGCAGAAGCTTTTGGGATGTTAAAGTGCCGCAAAATTCCACTTGGGGATGGAGGAAATTGTTGTCATATAGGAGTTCGGTTCGGAAGTTCTTTTGGAAACGGATTGGGAATGGCGTAAATACATCCGTTTGGCATGATACTTGGTGTAACGAATGCCCATTGAGTCAGTACGTGTCCCCGAGGATTATGTCGCAACAAGGATTTTCCATTTTTTCCAGAGTTGCTGATGTTTTTAGAGAGGGTACTTGGCAATGGCCGGTTGCCTGGCGAGATTTGTTTCCGGTATTATTCAATCTTAATACGGTCAATTTGATCCCGAACAAACAAGACTTTACCTTATGGAGAAATAACGAAGGAAAGTTAATGCCGTTTACTTCAAAGGTAGTGTGGGAGACTATTCGTTCTCGGGGAGCTGATGCTGTTTGGTCGAGAGTGGTCTGGTCCGGATGTAACATTCCTAGACACTCCTTTCATTGCTGGTTGATTTTTCGAAGGAAACTTTGGACACAAGACAGAATTAGAAGATGGAATTGTAGTATTTCCGGTTCAATGAATATGCTGTGTTGTTTGTTGTGCCAGAAGGGGATGGATTCGCATGATCATTTGTTTTTCGAATGTGCATACTCTACTCGGGTTTGGGATGCCATAAAGGAGACAACATGTATTAATAATGTGCAAGGCAAATGGGAAGATATTATGAGCTGGTTAATTCCGAGAGCTAACTCAAAATCGCTGAATTCGGTAATTGCTAAACTTACTATTAAGGCGACAGCTTACTTTATTTGGCAGGAGAGAAACTCAAGATTCTTTAATAATCAGCTTCGGCCACCGGAACAAATTACAAGCGTCATTATAAGCACGGTGAGGATGAAGCTTCAAACTTTCAAGTACAAGGATAAGCCTAATGTTAGAAGTATCCTGGAAGATTGGAAGTTGTACCCGTTGGAAGCATACATAGATAACTAA
- the LOC110928927 gene encoding 26S proteasome non-ATPase regulatory subunit 12 homolog A gives MESGGSLDSQIESLLNVEKQMRLNGDVAGTKKAAIDILQLCFEARAWKTLNDQIVVLSKRRGQLKQAVTAMVQQAMQYIDQTPDIETKIELIKTLNSVSAGKIFVEIERARLIKRLAKIKEEQGLIAEAADLMQEIAVETFGAMAKTEKIAFILEQVRLCLDRQDYVRAQILSRKISPRVFDVDQSKEKKKPKEGESIVEEAPADIPSLLELKRIYYELMIRYYSHSNDYLEICRCYKSIYEIPSVKEDPAKWTPVLRKICWYLVLSPHDPMQSSLLNSTLEDKNLSEIPHFRSMLKQVITMEVIQWTTLWNTFKDEFENEKNMLGGSLGDKAAEDFRERIIEHNILVVSKYYTRITVKRLAELLCLTIEEAEKHLSDMVVSKALVAKVDRPMGIVSFQTAKDSNDILNSWAMNLEKLLDLVEKSCHQIHKETMVHKAALKL, from the exons ATG GAATCAGGAGGTAGTTTAGACTCGCAAATCGAGTCGCTGTTGAATGTTGAGAAGCAGATGAGACTAAACGGCGACGTTGCTGGTACGAAGAAGGCTGCGATTGATATTCTTCAGCTTTGCTTTGAAGCTCGTGCTTGGAAGACGCTGAATGATCAAATTGTTGTGTTGTCGAAGCGGCGTGGTCAGTTGAAGCAG GCTGTCACTGCTATGGTCCAACAAGCAATGCAGTATATTGATCAGACACCAGATATAGAAACCAAGATCGAGCTAATCAAAACACTCAATAGTGTATCTGCTGGGAAG ATTTTTGTTGAGATCGAGAGAGCTCGTTTAATCAAGAGGCTAGCTAAGATCAAGGAGGAACAAGGGCTAATAGCTGAGGCTGCTGATTTGATGCAAGAAATTGCG GTGGAAACTTTTGGTGCAATGGCAAAAACCGAAAAGATTGCATTCATTCTGGAACAA GTTCGGTTATGCTTAGACCGTCAGGATTATGTGCGTGCACAAATACTTTCTAGGAAAATTAGCCCTAGAGTTTTTGATGTTGACCagtcaaaagaaaagaagaagcCAAAAGAAGGTGAGAGTATTGTGGAAGAGGCTCCTGCTGATATACCATCATTGTTGGAATTGAAACGAATTTATTATGAACTAATGATACG GTACTATTCACACAGTAATGACTACCTTGAAATATGTCGATGTTATAAATCGATATATGAAATCCCTTCAGTCAAAGAAGACCCTGCAAAGTGGACACCG GTTTTAAGGAAAATTTGCTGGTATTTAGTACTATCACCACATGACCCGATGCAGTCAAGTCTTTTGAACTCTACCCTAGAGGACAAAAATCTCTCAGAAATTCCTCATTTTAG GTCTATGCTAAAACAAGTGATTACAATGGAAGTGATTCAGTGGACTACATTGTGGAATACGTTTAAGGATGAGTTCGAAAACGAAAAGAATATGCTAGGTGGTTCTCTAGGTGACAAAGCTGCAGAAGATTTTAGAGAGAGAATAATAGAGCAT AATATTCTCGTTGTCTCAAAGTACTACACACGGATCACCGTAAAACGGCTTGCAGAACTGCTGTGTCTCACTATTGAG GAAGCGGAAAAACATCTTTCAGATATGGTGGTATCGAAAGCGCTTGTAGCAAAGGTAGACCGACCAATGGGCATTGTTTCTTTCCAAACAGCGAAAGATAGCAATGACATTCTAAATTCATGGGCAATGAATTTAGAGAAGCTTCTAGACCTTGTTGAAAAAAGTTGCCACCAAATTCACAAGGAAACAATGGTGCACAAAGCTGCCTTAAAGCTTTGA